In the Hermetia illucens chromosome 1, iHerIll2.2.curated.20191125, whole genome shotgun sequence genome, agatataatatatgtatgtacattacGTGTTAGCTACAAATAGAACAAatttccactcaaatatttttatgtaagaaatactcaaaatcgctcacacctgaagcgtctagctaccgatttcccgacttgttttataactCAAATTGGGCCTGTGATTATGAGCATCAACATGCCTGCTTCTGAGGTAGGCAGCATAAGCAAAGTTAGTCCTAAAGGAGTTGTGAGTATTTCGTCCTTGTGATCAGGTTTTAATTGGATTAATGAGCCCAATATGAACTCCCAGTGCGCTTCCGGATCCACGTACATTTGGTGTAAGACTATTATAAAGTCCACGAGATCTCCGAAGGTAGCAAGTGGCTATCGAAATGTACATTTGAAACAATAAATCGCTCATAGACTTAAAGGAACAATTTGCGTTTTTCTATCAAATAGTCAGTGCAAATAAGCCGGTTCTATTTaaggtttgtttttgtttattttgcaaattGTGCGCTGCTACTGTCGCTCATCAGCTTTTCGATTCACACATGTTTTCACAAGATCCTAACAGAGCACTTGATTGAATGACGCCCAATCAGAGCTGATTCACGGAAACACGCCAGCGGAAAACGGGAGAACAAACGTACCGGGGTTTTGCGGGACTTTCAGGGACATTATTGTATTTTAACCGATCAGATGGTTGTACCCCTTAGCAAGAGAATCAAGAAATTGCGTGAAAATAATTTCACGGAAGATAATGCTAATTAGAGATCTTTACAGACGACAAGGATAGTGGATTCAGCTCCTTCTCCTTTTCACTTTTGAAGTTGGTTGGTCAGCGGTGGATGACAGAAGCTTGCTTCTTACTTTACATGATTTGCTGCATTGATTTCTGGCTGATTTTCACATTTGTATGGTAAAAATCAGGGGGAAAAAAGCTCCGAGATTTAAAAATCTTGTTCAAGACACTCGAATAAATGATGTTAACAAAAAACGCTTGAATAGCGGACAAAGGCGCTCCATTTTATTCATGAAGCACTCAACGTTGAAATCCTCACTGCTTTCATTACGACAAACTGTCACTGCTAATTTCTTTCCGTCTTAAAATCGAGAGAGTCGAGTCGTCCAGCTGTTGACGGGCCTAGGCCCACTAATTTTCGCTTTCGCTAACCCCAACTTTCAACCTCGCATTCAATGTCGGCGACAGCAAAAGCAAAAATGACTTTAAATTTTCACCAGCTAAACAAGCAGCAACAACACAGCCCCAGCCATTAACAATAACATCACGTTTGCATGCAATCATATGCAGCCTGAGTAAGCTTTGTGTCGGCAAAAAACTCGACGATCATTTgcaatatttgaaaattgatatggtaaatttagaaatatttaaatgaaaatgggtTTTAGAGTTTTCGGAAAAATTACAAGGTTCAGTAAACAAACCaaattataaaaacaaaaattaagttgattactttaaaaattaactttttcgTATAAATGAATGCCGGGATGGAAATCGACACAGTGGAAGGGATATATTGGAGAAATGCTGAGTTTTGCAATGTCTAGACTTTAAAAATTGTGCAATTTGAGGTGGAGGTACCGTTTCATTACCAATGATTTAGCTGCTGAATTTAaagattgaaattttatttattttagttgATCTGCTTGTGCAGATAATCCCTGGGATAACGGCTAGATTTTTCTCGTCAACTCAGGCTGGAATGAAATTTCCTGCATCCTTTTCCACTCGCCTGAGATCGAGTTACCCGAATATTTAAACTAAATATTATAACACCATTTTCAAAAATCCTTTTCCGTTGTTTACTAACTCTAACTTTACTATCTGAGTGAATTAATATTTCAAAGATTGATTTCATTTTTGCAGATCCACGCTGCGTTTACAGATATATAAATACTGACTTAATATGGTTTCTTACAGCTTCTGCAGTAATAATTCAAGTTGGATTCGCCGTTGTTGGAGCCTTTTGCTTTACCTCGTTGATAGTCGGGACAAAGAAGAGAAATAGATGGCTTTTGCTCCCGTATATTATTTTATCAATCATCGGTTTGATTGCGAATACAGTTTTAGTAATCCGCATATTAGCGTCAGCATCCGATTATAAATTTCAACTTGTGTTTGGAATCTCTTATATGTTAGGTAAGTTAAATTATAATCAAATTATATGGAAGACTTCCTTACGATTTATCTTTGTGCAGGCTTTTGTTTAGCAGTCTACATTATTCTGTGCATGATTtctctatttttgaaaatcaAGCATGAACAAATCGAAGATAAAGCTAATACATTCTATAAACTGGAAGAAAATCGACATATTTAAAATGGGGGCATAACACATCACAAGTTTTggtttgaatttcatttttggagTTTAGATATAAGAATCGAATCAATGTATATATGGATGTATATTTGTCTTAATAAAGGTTCAACACTGtacattgtttaaaaaaaatgtatttttcaaaAGTAGGTATGACTCACAAGACCGGTCGGATAATGGCTACGCCTGAGTGGTCCAAAGGCCACCATCAGGCATTGGTCAAGGAAAAGGACAGGTATAAAACAGCGTTTGTACCTTAACACCACATGGGTTGTATGAGTTCATTAGAATGTCGTTTGGGTTAAAAAACGCCACGGCCACGTTTCAACGTCTAATGATCGAATGAGCGTCCTCAGGGATTTCATAGATAAAACCTGCGTCGTTTATTTAgataacacagtgcagcaaatGTACGGAAAATGTGGTCAAATCGAAACGATCGAGTTTGTGGTTTATTTGTATTGCACTTGGAATAGGTTACATCCCTCCTCAAACTAGCGAGGCTCGCTTTTCGGTAGATGGCAGGCTCAGGATATCGGTCGATGTATTgataagagggtcatcccgtgtgaagaccgtttcttttcgttttttttttataaatttgttgtgaagaactggataaagatacaaatacgaatttttcaccatatatttactaatatcttgagcatgcgtaataattttccagcccgatagcatagttcactattgaaatacagagcaatttataaacccatctaaaaaaaaagtgtttttctgctgccatgctaAAGGGCGCTGTGATaatcttaaaggaaaaaaagtaaacggaatttaACGTGCAGACGTAATACAGTCCGCAaaactaagattattaaaaaatattaaaatatagcCAAATTTTTGTGGCcggtaaaaaaaaactactgaatgaatcgcaattagcctagtttgcggaccgtagaaatatgttctgaataagtcgtggaaatttgaaagaatttcattggatagattttggactatggtggcagatttttttttcaatatgcagttgcgaaaaaaaacgcatttaaaaagtagaatgtgatttttagccataaaatcttaactgatcattaatctgctatacctagtctataaaccttaggtttcttcaagaaacagaaggatgttcttctgtaaaccgtactcactttatgtgtattgcctaaaacctgcagcgcttttccccaaactgggactccatacagcatgatagaactctcCACCCTTTCTATGAGCAGCTTGCAAGTATACCGTGGTCCTCCTactttcggcatcatccttgccagagcctcttttacaagtatactctatgtgctgcttaaaattaagtcctccgtctatcatcaccccgaaatatttgatggccggcttggaagtgatgatgcgattcccaattctaatgcaaGCGCAATTTTTAttgcggcgcttggtgatgaggatcccttccgtcttttcctccgcaagttccagtccagcactctctaaccaagccttaacaacactgattgcttcgcttgggtacaactcagcatcgtcgctttgcgaccacaaccagtgctataacatcggcgtaacccaccaccgtggcctcctccggaaccggaatgttaagtacatcattatacatgatattccacagtagtggtcctagtacagagccctgtgggacaacCGCGGAGACAACTTACTCCTTGGGtgcatcatcggtattatactagagtgttcgctcatgcaaatagctatcgataatagcggcgaggtagctgggaacaccaatcgtcgccagagactcaCATCCAgagtgaccaccacacaatatttgctggtacaatcacttccgtgaattgcattttcggccaagccagtaaccattttgatggcatcaatggttgatctggctttgcagAACCCATACTACCTATCTGAAagacccccttggctctcgacgactgggagtaatctattataaataacccgctccaacattttccccatagtgtctagaagacatattctataggaggacggttcgcctggaggtttgccagccttaggcagtagcacaagcttccatggtgcaggaaaggtaCCCTCgggcatgcacgtttcgaacagctatgcgaacatatccggtctacatttgacggtaagtttgagggccttattcggtatgccgtcaagacccggggctctGATGTCACCTATTtcactgcagatctccagcagctcgtctctggtgactggtggaatcggcgtcacattcagggcgcgctggaaggtgtcagtaccccctcttGCTGGAGAAATAAtcgctggattattttcaacaagagcatagggcacgtaatGTGTggtgatgatcggcctctgaatcgtcctgtcacgattttataggcgctaccccacggatttatgtccgcttccgaacagagctccttaaaacataccccctcttactccgctggatggcgagcttcccTATAAGGATGCTCCTTtggcccttgatcgatcctacctattgccctctgaaccgttcatctggctctgtggcaaatcgatcgaacgctggcaagttcactattccgccgataattgggtcttctagtggggaatgagcatctcctaggcatcgacgcgtcacatgctttacagatgctctgtgtgacatggagagctctatcagaggaagtgcctgctttgctaggcaagtctagccacacttccatgaatgtttacCCATCCATCGCTTTTACAGACCattctggtgttcttttggatttcggtttCCGGGGTGCGAGTCTACTGCCTTGtgactccgtccttagttcaaaggtgattgcctggtggtcgctgtacgtgaagtcctcgctaacttccTAGgatatgtcacgtgctaacgcagggctgacaaaagtcagatcaacaATTGAACCacttccccctttccgataagtgtttacatcgccttcgttggccagaactacatccaattgggcgaatgcttctaataagcaccgccccttgcgttagtctttttgctgccccactcaatAGCCCACGCACTAAAGTCACCGGTTTTCAccggtgaatgagtacctgagtcagatcagggtaataatctcgggcgagcgcaatgctgaccatattgcctcctacaataaattgtagtgtaccgttacggtcttgaatgacgtgcgctaacacacttcaaggccctgatccaatatggattgttgcgctaacgattattattatcacgttTGGACCTCGTCCCTTGCTTCGTGAACAAGATGGTCTAACAAGTCTTCAAACTCGAgcaatgtgaggctcggtgtgacgtaacagctatatacgaatataccgcttatttttgcccacacaaagccactagccgtaGCCGACCGTacgtccatatcgccgctccatcagtcgaatctgtaacacATACACtatcgtcaagatttctgtacggttcactaaagatagcaacctccatcgcgggttcgtaagtggtctgcgctaGCAAATCTTGTACGACTCTGCAACGATTggggtttatttgtattaacttcATGTTTTCactgcaatgtgccggttatcccttccctccttttcttcgcacaaaatgcatttggggtctctattgcactccttggcaatgtgtcctttttccccacaccttccaCATTGATTAGACCGATCAATGcagctagtgcatgcctttttaaagagatctgttccattagtcggcaaacaacccatccaatctgaACCTTCTCCACGACTAACAATTTCTGcgttgactccactggcagtcgcattgtggtcgtttgagtaccgccacaaacttttcttaggctcacgatagattcttccctgaattcctccaacttgaattgttgtttcaaggcagtgtagatctcttctctggatgttacctcatcgagatccttgcactgtatatagacctcatgtttttgggaacgaaccgcgatattctccccaagtgagtttataacttggttacgaaagccgtcagtttttcccacgctggattttttcagttcaaacatgagatcccctttctaggtcctccggattttgcagACATTTCCgcttaggtcttttaggtcgggatcagatttcaccttcttgagtatctccgcattagacgtcctctgctggagattacaattgtttgtctgtctgtccgtcacagagACTGTGGCAGCGATTGAGACAAaatagtggaaaggtgggaactgtgaacactcaaacatacagttacatccttttacgtcgaacttaaggagggagggggggacccaaacatgcaaaagggggtgaacatttgttttttcaccaaatatagtcatgtggggtatcaaatgaaaggtctcgggtaATACTTTCAGAAGCTGGTCctaattttgattttggaaaggcggggagtgggagggattgaaagtggtcatttatttaatggggccattctcagaaactgctcaactgaaaaatctgaaaaaaatcaagaggtcaagaggctgccactatatggaggctaggctctgaaataccttccattccgatatcccttcaaataaagttaataatagtatattactataattttcagtaattggctgcagaaccccccttaagttcatcctggcacCACGAAGCCGTactataggctataatatggaacTTGATTAttccaagtttggtcgaaatcgcagtgttactaacaaagttataataggttaaagttgtcacttctttggaaatttaagattttgaatgtcaatatcacccgaaagtggatattctggcataatatatgcgtatatcaCGTCtgacgtactaatgggacaaattcacactcaactgtctttataaaagaaatacacaaaacctttcatacctcaagcgcccagtttccggtttcccgacttgtttgaatatttatgtatttcttacaatagtgtccggatttcaattttgctcactgTCCATACTACATTGAAGATTATCAATTTCGGAGGTCAAACTCTTACTAGATTATTTGCATATATTTAGTGGTGCATTGCAAGTTTCTACGAAGCTTTCCGTTGTAGATTCTTGAAATGAGTATGCAAGAAAGCTACCCAAAACAAAAACATTCAACTTGTATTTCTGGGAATCACGGGAAATCCACATAAGCAACACACacaacatatatatatgtgcatTGGGATCTGCGTCGATTTCAGTTCAATCTCGAACAGGTTCACAGTTCTTCGAAGTGCTTCTTGTTGATTCCTCCAAATGTTCTGATCTATAGTTTGTGTGATCgtagataataataaaaaaattttacacgaaTCCGGTGCAAGTGTCAAGTACTTTTTCGCAATGTTTCCTTTTAAAACGTGTTGCCTTTGTTGTCAATTGGAAACGGGTGCATATACTTTGGGTATTCTGGGATCACTCGGTTCACTAGGAACTATTCTCTTTGGTCTGATAATTTTAGGTCACATTTTCCAACAAATCCCTTTTTTACGTAAGTTTAAGTCATATTTGAAGATAATACAATTTTGCATGTGGAATAACGAAAAACGAGGATTTGTAGCCCACTCTTGGTCTTCGGaccctgggttcgaatcctagGTGAGTTACGAACACCTTACTACTTTTGTGAGTACACCGCATTATGCTCAAATTATATTACAAGGTATGACAGGAAAAGAAAACATCATGATTCAGGCAAGGTAAATATCGGGGGCGTTTTTCACTGTGGAGATAATCTGTGTGTACGTAAAATGGATCACATTAGACGCAAAATGTGTGAGACGTTCTCGAAAAGAATATTTTATGGTAGGTGCCCTTAACCAAGGAATCTATTGTTTTCATGACATTTTGAATAACACTGCGAACAAAACATGGCCAATAACGCAGATTATCTTCCTGTCGTTTCTGCGTATTGTGGAAAGCTTTTTATGGCAAAGGTTACATTGGGCATTCGACCTCTTTCACTCGGAACATCTCACCAAAAGACCAAAGCACCTACTtgacaagacaatgaccttatcagtccgtatgTATtcctatgtattcctcgaacaTCAGGGTTTTTAGCGAGCAGCTCTTAATCccggttttttggttgttttccaACAGTATTCCGGTCCAACTGTACGAATAGTGGTCAACACTGTGGATGGTAGTTTGTCACTGAATCTAGTACTGGTCAGCATCCTGCCCACAGATGTTTATGTTGGATGGTCTGCTCTTTACAATTA is a window encoding:
- the LOC119658251 gene encoding uncharacterized protein LOC119658251, with the protein product MRLFKKCCFCCQLETGAYTIGISGLVGCAINIALTIFFLAYHTKNHPESTSAVIIQVGFAVVGAFCFTSLIVGTKKRNRWLLLPYIILSIIGLIANTVLVIRILASASDYKFQLVFGISYMLGFCLAVYIILCMISLFLKIKHEQIEDKANTFYKLEENRHI